The following proteins come from a genomic window of Gimesia chilikensis:
- a CDS encoding biotin/lipoate A/B protein ligase family protein codes for MQPQACQLSETVFPTPEENLALEESLLYQINEQDSAGCLRLWEVDQYTVIMGSSNQTSCNVDLEACRRDQIPVLRRCTGGGTVLLGPGCFIFSLFLRISPDQHLAGIEATTRDILDRIRDTLNTRFPKHDIDLQGISDLTIEGHKFSGNSQRWLTRTLLHHGTILYDFDLDLISRYLTSPEREPEYRSHRSHLEFVTNYPATAAELRQALIDTWQADQGEPVLPVARVQQLVTEKYATEKWNLRR; via the coding sequence ATGCAACCGCAGGCCTGTCAGCTTTCAGAAACCGTTTTCCCCACGCCGGAAGAAAATCTGGCGCTGGAGGAAAGCCTGCTCTACCAGATCAACGAACAGGATTCCGCCGGCTGCCTGAGGCTCTGGGAAGTCGACCAGTACACGGTCATCATGGGCAGCTCGAATCAGACGTCCTGTAACGTGGATCTGGAAGCCTGCCGACGGGATCAGATTCCGGTCCTCCGTCGCTGTACCGGCGGGGGAACAGTGCTGCTCGGCCCCGGTTGTTTTATCTTCTCCCTGTTCCTGCGGATCTCCCCGGATCAGCATCTGGCAGGCATCGAAGCCACCACCCGCGACATCCTGGACCGCATCCGCGACACCCTCAACACGCGTTTCCCGAAACATGACATCGACCTGCAGGGAATCAGCGACTTGACGATTGAGGGTCACAAATTCTCAGGCAACTCGCAAAGATGGCTGACGCGCACGCTGCTGCATCACGGTACCATTCTCTACGATTTCGACCTCGATCTGATTTCCCGCTACCTGACCAGCCCGGAGCGGGAACCCGAATACCGTTCGCACCGCAGTCACCTGGAATTCGTCACCAACTACCCGGCGACAGCAGCTGAACTCAGGCAGGCCTTGATCGACACCTGGCAGGCAGACCAGGGAGAACCCGTGCTGCCCGTCGCACGTGTCCAACAGCTGGTCACGGAAAAATACGCGACGGAGAAATGGAATCTCCGCCGCTGA